The region gagaagaaaaaaaaaggatattgtGAATGTTGCTTGCAGAAATATGAAGATCTTGAAACTGTAAATGTGATTTTGTATTTGGGGTTGATATTTCTAAAACTATGAATATTTACAATCTaaattttagcttatttttcttACTGTGGTTTACAACTTGATAATGACTAAAtagcatgtatttcttttttatactatTATCTTAAATTTTAGAAACTCAAAGTGGGAAAATGTATattgaaaagtaatttttattcaatcaaatgtttattaagtaccTGTGTTGTACCAATCACTACTCTGGAATACGCAGTATTGAACAAAAGAAACCAGTTCTCTACCTTTGTGAAAATTACATTCTATGGCAGGGAAGGAGAGATAGCTAACCTCATGGTAAGAAAATAATTAGGTATATATAGGGAGAATATCAGATGTATTCAGTGAGAAACTATCAAGCAGGAATGGGGCTATAGGTATTTATTTAGACAAGGAATAGCTAACTGATCAAGAGATGTTTGAGTAGAAACCTAGGAAGTGAGGGAATAAGATTTGTGGATATTGAGCAGTATAAAAAGTGTTAAATTAAACTGATGGATGGGATTAAAGAAACCATTAAACTAATGGTGAACACCTGGCAGAAGTGTTGAGACTTGGTCAGATTGTGAATATAATCTAAAGGTGGGGCAAAGAGGTTTTGCCAAGTGGATTCAGTGTTGGGAGTGAGTAGAAGATGCTTCAGGCCagagcaattaaaaaataggtttatGATTTACTAACGGAAGGATGAGAAGAAAGTAGAGATTATTCtttgaagtagcagaaagagaatatTTGGAAGGCGATTTGGGATGAAGATAGACTTTTGAAGATGCAAACTATTTATAGTttgtcaagtgaaataaaaaaagagctTTGGATCCATGCTGCCCAGGTTTGTATCCTGGTTTCCTgtttgtgtgaccttggacagtgGCAGGCTCTGCTTATTAAATTTTAGTTGTTACTATTTAAGTTGTTCATTCTAGTAGGTAGGTGTAGTAGGTAAGTAGCACTAAAACGTGCTTGATTTGGAAGAAGATGGTGGGGAAGTTaaggagaatatttataaatatctaggAGATAACCTATCTCTTTTCAGACTCtaaattgaagttttattttttaataactcaaaatatatttgtgttttgttctcataataaaatatgattaagatgatttttttaaagattttatttattcatgcatgagagacacacacagagagaggcagagacaggcaaagagagaagcaggctccgtgcagggagcccaatgtgggactcaatcccaaggcagacacactcaaccactgagccacccatgcatcccattttaagattgttttcatTCAGAAGCTaattctatttcaaatatttcccttccaaaaatcattttgaaatttaaattagaGATTAGTCCCTAAATCTTCCTTTGCTGTTATTACAATAGAATAAtttacaaggatttttttttttaagattttatttatttattcatgagagacacagagaggcagagacataggcagaggaagaagcaggacttaatgcaggactcgatcccaggaccctgggatcacaacctgagccaaaggcagacactcaaccactgagccacccaggtaccccagggaTGTTTTCCTTAATATCACTTTATAATCTTAATTTAATGCTCAGAAAACATTgggacaaaaaattaaaaaccttggTCACTGATTGACACAAGGAAGGAAACTTAGTAGTAGATGATGagattgatattttaaaatcattttttattagtttttatgtatatttccttAGTCACTGAGAATAGAATGCTCTTGTTTTTTGAATCTTAGATTTCACAGTGCTTCATTTCCACCTGCATCAGggcattcatttaacaaatttgaTTACTGGCAATTAAGCAACAACAAACAGGCAAACATATTCCCcttagatatcttatggtttaaCAGAGAAGGTAGATCTAAAACAATGCGCTTGCAAGTAGGATAGTGATAGTGTCACAAAAGTAAAGTGAACAGTACAGTAGTAATAATGAGAGTACTTAAGGTAGGATGAGGGGCATAGAAATAGAAAGCTCAATtaagaaaagtaatatttaaatcaaGACTAAAAAAGGATGAATGATAAGAGGTAGGGTTGAGAATAGGGGGCAGCTTTACAAAAGCTGGAGATTTCTCCCAAGAACAGGAATAAATGGATTGTGAACTTAAAAggttaatgtttctttttaaattttaatcctcATCTATTTAGCATTACTGGCCATAGATAATTTGTATGTGGTAAATTTTTCAGGTAATAATCCAGAATACTATTTTTTTGTGATCACTGGAGAATTTAGTTTTTGGATATACAATCAGATCATCAAAAGTTACATGAAGCTGGAGTAACAGAAATGATCATCTTGGTACAGCCTTCTAAGTGGTGTACAGCCTTTTAGATTCAATTCCTTGATCAGCTGacagaaaagtaataaaattagcCTGAAGCCTCTATACCTCTTTAGGGGGAGCTTTATTTCCTTGGAGTTTTATCCCAGTGCACTGAGCTTGTTTACTTTTGTTCTTCACCATTCTTAAGACTGAGAATAACTATCAActatatttcagttttaaaaaaaagaaaggctgagaATAACTTATATATCCTCTGTTATAAGCATTGGTTAGTTGAGATCGTTTACTTGCTCGTTCTCAtatattttcctcaaataaattttttttaattttttttatttatgatagtcacacagagagagagagagagagagagagagaggcagagacacaggcagagggagaagcaggctccatgcaccgggagcccgacgtgggattcgatccagggtctcccggatctcgccctgggccaaaggcaggcgccaaaccgctgtgccacccagggatcccaagaaatttttttttatacttaacaACATTCATTgtacttcatttgtttttgtaaacTGCCTTCTGGACTCTTGTTATGTTaaagtataatatttatttaatattttataagccCTACTATATTTAGGGGTAATTGTATAAGGATAAAATAAAGGGGAAGAATTTCTCAATATTAGCACactgtaaattttaaatgttactgTTGTATTTGTCcatctttatcttcattttctgatGTAGTTTATTCGTTGGCAATTCCATTTAAACCACAAATTTACTTAACATTCTTTGGAGTTCCAGTAAGGGACATTTCTTTAGAGTAGTTATTAGAAATCTAGTTTTAGGAGcatgaaaatattagaaaacttgaacaaaaagaaatctattgGCTTTAATATATGGCTTATATGCTTTTTTGTTTCAGCATCTTCTAAGTGAACAACACAGAAACTTTGCACAGAGTAATCACTATCAAGTTGTTGATGATATTGTATCTAAGTTAATTTTTGACTTTGTGGAATATGAAAGGGACATGcctaaaaagaaaaggtaatttaTCAACCTAAGTTTTAAATTGTACTGGCATATTAAACAATttcattaaactaaaaataatccaAAGTTTTCTGTTCTTAAGAAGAAGAATAATAAATTTTCAGAATGTAAAGAACTGattacttcttttctcttcactCCCACCACCCCTTCTCCACTACCAAAAGTGCTTCTTTTAGATTAAGGTTTTCATCTTAATGTTAGAGTCTAAAaaaccagacagtaaatattttagtttttgaacCATAACATCTTTCTTTCAACTACTTAGCTTTTTGTCATTGTACAACGAAAGCAGCTTCAGACAATGTGTAAATGAAGagatgtggctgtgttccaataaaacttcagaTTTGGTCCATATCTTATTTAGTTTATTAGCTTCTGGTCTAGGACCATAAAGTTTACTGACTACGTGAActaaaaaaaactagaatttttagTTAATCTTAAGGAGTTTAAATAAACTTCCTCCACTTAACCTCTAATAGGTCTTCTTTATACTTTCACTGAATACATTTTACTTAAGTTCTACTTGCCGATAATTACTAATGGTTCTGACAGGACTTTAAGTGTGAATATAGTGCTGTTCATTGATAGTTTACTGCACATTGACTAAATGATCCTGGTTAGATTGTCCCTATAAAtccaagcttaaaaaaaaattcttttaaatgctaAAATTGATGATAACTCATTAGGTTATTCAGtccttatatctgtttttatttatttatttttttaatattatttatttattcatgagagacacagagagagagagagaggcagagacacaggcagagggagaagcaggctccatgcagggagcctgacgtgggattcgatcctgggtctccgggatcgtgccctgggcagaaggcaagtACCAAACTGCtatgccacccgggctgccccattatatctatttttagaCTAATCTTAAGGCATAAGGACGATTAGAAAATTGGATACCAAGGTACAGCTTTTGAAAATTAACTGGGAAGTCTTGACTTATATCTAGGTAGAACAGTTTCTAAACTTCATATTTCTGTAGCATTCAGAATGGTTTTTCATGGGTGACTTAATGATATTTGGAGAGGAGGCATATTTTCAACTATTAAAACTATATCGGCTACTGTAAGAATATAAAATGCCCTAAAAATTTAATCTGCAAAATTCTGAACTAGTACTTGGATATAAGCTGGTTTTTCCTTAATTATATTATCTGCGCAATTTTTATCTGTGTACAAGTCACCTAAACATCTTTAGACATTAAACACCTAAAGCAGTATTGGactaatattttcaatttttaatactCCCATTTGTTCAAGAGGAATCTTAAGTGaaagtataaacaaatataaaagggTCCATGCTGGTTTTGAAGAGGCAGACTGAATTCTGTATTTCTCTAGTGTTATCTGTGATACGTATAACATAAAAACATCGGTAGTGAGCTGGTAATATATAATTTAGGATTGTGTAATACAAACTAGCATACCAAGAATATTAAGAGACTCCATGAAGAAGAGGTTTTCAGGTCAAATACACATGTGAAATTTCAGGATtactatttttgtcatttatagaGTATCTTGGTGTCTTTACACCAAGTTCCTGGCTTGAtttgttcttatatattttgtacTTAAATATAAATGAGTATATGTTTCTGCCCTATCTCCcaataaatactcattttttacATTGTTAAGTAAAAAGACAATATTGATATAAATGAAAGCATAGAAGTTAGGATATTTTTCAGgatgaaaacaaaattgagagCAGAACCAAATCCCTTTACTGTCATCTTTCTTTGAATTACATGGTGGAAGTAGTTTTAAACACCACATTTAAGATACTGGTTACCtctgagaggaaggagaagaaaatggatGAGAATAGGGGGTACACTAGAGTTTTCAGCTGTGTCTATAAAGCTTTAGTACTTGAAAAACATCTGAAGCAAATTCAGCTAACTACTaagatttcagtatttttatttttatttttattttattttttttagatttcagtatttttataatattttctaagttAAGTAGGTttcataaatagttttaaaagatttttaatttgacttttaaaatctcaggaattttttatagcagttttttctttttgtttttaaagaataaaatacagcATTGGATCCCTTTCACCTATTACAGCAAGTGTCCTGAGAAAGTGTGAACCAAGAGAAAAGCTAGAATTGCAACATATTTCTCAGAAAGACTTCAAGGAAAATAATGTGCAGGTAATTGAGCAGCGTTTCCTGTATAAAGAAATCCAGGAACCTGAACAGAAGTTTGTATCTATTTCAGAATGTGTCCCCTCCCCTTCAAGTGAATTGAGAAGACTGGATGAGAAAGTAACTAGTAAATGTTCTACGTTCAATCCAGCTGAAAATGACATAGGACAAAATTTTACACATCTGCCTCtgcataaaaataaacaggaatgCATTCTTGACATTTCTAAACATAAATTAATGACAAATGAAAAGGACTTCAAAGAACTAAGGGTAGATAATTGTCCACGTAGGCTGCAGACCTCTGTAAAAGTTTCTCATGTCAGTAGTATGGATAATACTGCATCTCAACCAAAACAAAAGTCAGATACTGAGCTTTTTTCAGCAAAGGATCTGAAGGAAAAGGACCTTCTTTCAATATTTGGTCATGATTCTGGTCGGTTAGCAGTAAACAGTTTACAGGAGCACCTAACAATTCGGGCAAAGACTCCATCCCGAAGTCCCCCTGAGGAGCCCAATGAATGCAACTTCAGCAATATGGATGGTTTACAAACTTCTGGTACGATCCATCGGAAAGTGAAAATAttattaggaagaaataaaaaagaaaatctggaaccAAATGTGGAATTAGATAAGAAAAGAACTGAATTTGTTATTAcacaagaaagaaacagaatttgtAGTTCACCAGTACAATCTCTACTAGACTTGTTTC is a window of Vulpes vulpes isolate BD-2025 chromosome 7, VulVul3, whole genome shotgun sequence DNA encoding:
- the DBF4 gene encoding protein DBF4 homolog A isoform X2; the encoded protein is MNSGAMRIHSKGHFQGGIQVKNEKNRSMKSMKTDNKPEKYKYKPLWGKIFYIDLPSVTVSEKLQKDIQDLGGRVEEFLSKDISYLISNKKEAKFAQTLGRISPVPSPESAYTAETTSPHPSHDGSSFKSPDSVCLSRGKLLVEKAIKDHDFIPSNSILSNALSWGVKILHIDDIRYYIEQKKKELYLLKKSSTSIKDVGKRVGIGTQKARSRLKKPFVKVEDTSQLYRPFYLQLTNMPLINYCIQKPSSPFDVDKPSSIQKQTQVKLRIQTDGNKGGGIPVQLQLKEKKKKGYCECCLQKYEDLETHLLSEQHRNFAQSNHYQVVDDIVSKLIFDFVEYERDMPKKKRIKYSIGSLSPITASVLRKCEPREKLELQHISQKDFKENNVQVIEQRFLYKEIQEPEQKFVSISECVPSPSSELRRLDEKVTSKCSTFNPAENDIGQNFTHLPLHKNKQECILDISKHKLMTNEKDFKELRVDNCPRRLQTSVKVSHVSSMDNTASQPKQKSDTELFSAKDLKEKDLLSIFGHDSGRLAVNSLQEHLTIRAKTPSRSPPEEPNECNFSNMDGLQTSGTIHRKVKILLGRNKKENLEPNVELDKKRTEFVITQERNRICSSPVQSLLDLFQTSEEKSEFLGFTSYTENSGICDVFDIWEEENSNNLLSMFFSSPSTSTFTGF
- the DBF4 gene encoding protein DBF4 homolog A isoform X1; this translates as MNSGAMRIHSKGHFQGGIQVKNEKNRSMKSMKTDNKPEKYKYKPLWGKIFYIDLPSVTVSEKLQKDIQDLGGRVEEFLSKDISYLISNKKEAKFAQTLGRISPVPSPESAYTAETTSPHPSHDGSSFKSPDSVCLSRGKLLVEKAIKDHDFIPSNSILSNALSWGVKILHIDDIRYYIEQKKKELYLLKKSSTSIKDVGKRVGIGTQKARTGRLKKPFVKVEDTSQLYRPFYLQLTNMPLINYCIQKPSSPFDVDKPSSIQKQTQVKLRIQTDGNKGGGIPVQLQLKEKKKKGYCECCLQKYEDLETHLLSEQHRNFAQSNHYQVVDDIVSKLIFDFVEYERDMPKKKRIKYSIGSLSPITASVLRKCEPREKLELQHISQKDFKENNVQVIEQRFLYKEIQEPEQKFVSISECVPSPSSELRRLDEKVTSKCSTFNPAENDIGQNFTHLPLHKNKQECILDISKHKLMTNEKDFKELRVDNCPRRLQTSVKVSHVSSMDNTASQPKQKSDTELFSAKDLKEKDLLSIFGHDSGRLAVNSLQEHLTIRAKTPSRSPPEEPNECNFSNMDGLQTSGTIHRKVKILLGRNKKENLEPNVELDKKRTEFVITQERNRICSSPVQSLLDLFQTSEEKSEFLGFTSYTENSGICDVFDIWEEENSNNLLSMFFSSPSTSTFTGF
- the DBF4 gene encoding protein DBF4 homolog A isoform X3, translating into MKSMKTDNKPEKYKYKPLWGKIFYIDLPSVTVSEKLQKDIQDLGGRVEEFLSKDISYLISNKKEAKFAQTLGRISPVPSPESAYTAETTSPHPSHDGSSFKSPDSVCLSRGKLLVEKAIKDHDFIPSNSILSNALSWGVKILHIDDIRYYIEQKKKELYLLKKSSTSIKDVGKRVGIGTQKARTGRLKKPFVKVEDTSQLYRPFYLQLTNMPLINYCIQKPSSPFDVDKPSSIQKQTQVKLRIQTDGNKGGGIPVQLQLKEKKKKGYCECCLQKYEDLETHLLSEQHRNFAQSNHYQVVDDIVSKLIFDFVEYERDMPKKKRIKYSIGSLSPITASVLRKCEPREKLELQHISQKDFKENNVQVIEQRFLYKEIQEPEQKFVSISECVPSPSSELRRLDEKVTSKCSTFNPAENDIGQNFTHLPLHKNKQECILDISKHKLMTNEKDFKELRVDNCPRRLQTSVKVSHVSSMDNTASQPKQKSDTELFSAKDLKEKDLLSIFGHDSGRLAVNSLQEHLTIRAKTPSRSPPEEPNECNFSNMDGLQTSGTIHRKVKILLGRNKKENLEPNVELDKKRTEFVITQERNRICSSPVQSLLDLFQTSEEKSEFLGFTSYTENSGICDVFDIWEEENSNNLLSMFFSSPSTSTFTGF
- the DBF4 gene encoding protein DBF4 homolog A isoform X4, giving the protein MKSMKTDNKPEKYKYKPLWGKIFYIDLPSVTVSEKLQKDIQDLGGRVEEFLSKDISYLISNKKEAKFAQTLGRISPVPSPESAYTAETTSPHPSHDGSSFKSPDSVCLSRGKLLVEKAIKDHDFIPSNSILSNALSWGVKILHIDDIRYYIEQKKKELYLLKKSSTSIKDVGKRVGIGTQKARSRLKKPFVKVEDTSQLYRPFYLQLTNMPLINYCIQKPSSPFDVDKPSSIQKQTQVKLRIQTDGNKGGGIPVQLQLKEKKKKGYCECCLQKYEDLETHLLSEQHRNFAQSNHYQVVDDIVSKLIFDFVEYERDMPKKKRIKYSIGSLSPITASVLRKCEPREKLELQHISQKDFKENNVQVIEQRFLYKEIQEPEQKFVSISECVPSPSSELRRLDEKVTSKCSTFNPAENDIGQNFTHLPLHKNKQECILDISKHKLMTNEKDFKELRVDNCPRRLQTSVKVSHVSSMDNTASQPKQKSDTELFSAKDLKEKDLLSIFGHDSGRLAVNSLQEHLTIRAKTPSRSPPEEPNECNFSNMDGLQTSGTIHRKVKILLGRNKKENLEPNVELDKKRTEFVITQERNRICSSPVQSLLDLFQTSEEKSEFLGFTSYTENSGICDVFDIWEEENSNNLLSMFFSSPSTSTFTGF
- the DBF4 gene encoding protein DBF4 homolog A isoform X5, with product MPLINYCIQKPSSPFDVDKPSSIQKQTQVKLRIQTDGNKGGGIPVQLQLKEKKKKGYCECCLQKYEDLETHLLSEQHRNFAQSNHYQVVDDIVSKLIFDFVEYERDMPKKKRIKYSIGSLSPITASVLRKCEPREKLELQHISQKDFKENNVQVIEQRFLYKEIQEPEQKFVSISECVPSPSSELRRLDEKVTSKCSTFNPAENDIGQNFTHLPLHKNKQECILDISKHKLMTNEKDFKELRVDNCPRRLQTSVKVSHVSSMDNTASQPKQKSDTELFSAKDLKEKDLLSIFGHDSGRLAVNSLQEHLTIRAKTPSRSPPEEPNECNFSNMDGLQTSGTIHRKVKILLGRNKKENLEPNVELDKKRTEFVITQERNRICSSPVQSLLDLFQTSEEKSEFLGFTSYTENSGICDVFDIWEEENSNNLLSMFFSSPSTSTFTGF